In a genomic window of Besnoitia besnoiti strain Bb-Ger1 chromosome XI, whole genome shotgun sequence:
- a CDS encoding DnaJ domain-containing protein (encoded by transcript BESB_020690), whose amino-acid sequence MGRVETHYEVLGVPTDAALGDIKKAFRQLVKVHHPDKKSGDPNANQGRYLQIQEAFETLSDCRARQDYDAWLHEQTGSQNSCTFGKGSRPPQGSSTVEQRFLSGFFKSDGTGTDYSCSEPRSDIRGSTPVPVGTLPSSITTTSTPTLFRAADEPETTDLFRRLDRADTTMSHSEGFEQWLRSRPASSLGVVNDDVILSKQGPATRPQENAIVKHTCIWPVTAIVREHVPGRGENRRQTNCQGGDRCDTEDNRDERPDKPRRGAAVQGADVWKSWQIKAISMKLKDELDWGEVLVRVLHAAVLPYDLVMARDGLDILGEAAQMEDERLDDWLRQEDSNINGGSALESKLSFTQDVILGCSCLAEVIEAGPGVKLLSPGDYVFPLGAGEGCWRAASIWKERNLMKVPKDLFPRTEETAVAKELFLAYHLLQEHARTLKPGDAVLVNSAGCLVGQMLVQFCRLLGLRCICIVNQYLRSLGATDVFAPHDNVTKCLRKTRQSLPLVAFELSGGSLGGLTVAAWVARGGKVVLVHAAGDIPAVTEKATIPWTELLSRDIRLESFYLTGWLTSARNRQKMISALENIGALVRAGKLVVDLADPLDVSPYTGAETAVGAMLAVYRGTSGEYVQQPLLTFASFERERLLYEEEQAKVILQEQQTRRARELLFTEKGSRSCASDKARLSEYLRAHEATSPVEARAGGGGLSMVELPPDRSLAGHTPRSDESEPICVFLHDRGAVPEELKILFRHYRQHFRETFQGAHFVFPAGPFVSSMFPVEAVLCLGAPLLEERILRFLLARADSHAREVKIFFLVGSKDTECPAWAQEEWRTAFERCRYCVTREAIIDGTHETDDRTLAHVAAVFSVLRLT is encoded by the exons ATGGGGCGGGTGGAGACGCACTACGAGGTCCTTGGTGTGCCAACTGATGCAGCTCTAGGGGACATTAAAAAG gcctTCAGGCAACTAGTGAAGGTGCACCATCCTGACAAAAAGTCAGGCGATCCGAATGCGAATCAAGGACGATATCTTCAAATACAGGAAGCGTTCGAGACGCTTAGCGATTGCCGAGCCAGACAAGACTATGATGCGTGGCTGCATGAGCAAACAGGAAGCCAGAACTCATGTACCTTTGGCAAAGGTTCTCGGCCTCCGCAAGGATCCTCCACGGTGGAGCAACGTTTTTTAAGCGGCTTCTTTAAGAGCGATGGCACTGGCACTGATTACAGCTGCTCCGAG CCACGCTCGGATATTCGGGGCTCAACGCCTGTACCGGTAGGGACTTTACCCTCCTCTATCACAACGACGTCGACCCCCACTCTGTTCCGCGCAGCCGACGAACCCGAAACAACAGACCTGTTCCGTCGTCTCGATAGAGCTGACACCACTATGAGCCATAGTGAGGGATTTGAGCAATGGCTTCGGTCTCGACCTGCATCTTCCTTAGGCGTTGTGAACGACGATGTTATTCTGAGCAAGCAAGGCCCAGCTACTAGACCCCAGGAAAACGCAATCGTGAAGCACACGTGCATATGGCCTGTCACTGCTATTGTCCGGGAACACGTCCCTGGACGAGGCGAGAATCGGAGACAAACAAACTGTCAAGGTGGTGACCGTTGTGACACGGAGGACAACAGGGATGAAAGACCTGATAAACcgaggcgaggagctgcggtACAAGGGGCTGATGTGTGGAAGTCATGGCAAATAAAAGCTATTAGTATGAAGCTGAAGGACGAACTCGACTGGGGTGAAGTCCTTGTCCGTGTCCTCCATGCCGCGGTCCTTCCTTACGATCTCGTGATGGCTCG AGATGGTTTGGACATTTTGGGTGAGGCCGCGCAAATGGAGGATGAACGCCTTGATGATTGGCTTCGTCAG GAAGACTCCAACATAAATGGTGGTTCTGCTTTGGAATCGAAGCTAAGCTTCACACAGGATGTCATCCTTGGCTGCTCCTGCCTTGCGGAAGTAATTGAGGCAGGCCCAGGGGTCAAGCTTCTTAGTCCAGGAGACTATGTCTTCCCCCTCGGAGCTGGCGAGGGCTGCTGGCGAGCCGCGTCGATTTGGAAGGAACGTAACCTTATGAAAGTGCCAAAGGACCTTTTCCCTCGCACGGAAGAAACAGCGGTTGCTAAGGAACTCTTTCTTG CCTATCATTTGCTCCAGGAGCACGCGAGGACCCTTAAGCCTGGCGACGCCGTCCTAGTCAACAGCGCGGGCTGTCTGGTCGGGCAAATGCTTGTGCAGTTTTGCCGTTTGTTGGGCCTACGCTGTATCTGCATTGTGAA TCAATACCTTCGATCTCTCGGTGCAACGGATGTATTCGCTCCTCATGACAACGTCACGAAATGTCTGAGGAAAACAAGGCAGAGCCTTCCCTTGGTGGCTTTCGAGCTGAGTGGAGGGAGCCTAGGAGGTCTCACCGTCGCCGCATGGGTTGCACGCGGAGGCAAAGTTGTTCTGGTGCACGCCGCAGGAGATATTCCGGCAGTCACTGAGAAAGCAACAATTCCATGGACAGAGCTGTTAAG CCGCGACATTCGTCTTGAGTCGTTCTACCTTACTGGCTGGCTAACGAGTGCTCGCAATCGACAAAAAATGATTTCGGCGCTTGAGAATATCGGCGCGCTAGTAAGAGCAGGGAAGCTGGTTGTGGACCTTGCTGACCCACTGGACGTTTCTCCGTATACAGGG GCCGAAACTGCTGTTGGCGCAATGCTCGCTGTATATAGGGGCACATCCGGCGAATACGTCCAGCAGCCGTTGTTGACGTTTGCTTCTTTCGAAAGAGAGCGGCTCCTCTATGAAGAAGAGCAAGCTAAAGTTATCCTACAGGAACAACAAACAAG GCGGGCTCGAGAATTACTTTTCACGGAGAAGGGCAGTCGCTCGTGTGCCAGCGACAAAGCACGACTTTCTGAGTATCTTAGAGCACACGAAGCCACGTCTCCAGTAGAAGCCAGAGCGG gcggaggaggacttTCTATGGTCGAACTGCCACCGGATCGAAGTCTGGCGGGACACACACCCCGCAGCGACGAGTCTGAGCCAatctgcgtcttccttcATGATCGAGGAGCAGTACCTGAGGAGTTGAAGATTCTTTTCCGGCACTACCGCCAACACTTTCGAGAGACGTTCCAAGGCGCGCATTTCGTCTTCCCAGCTGGACCGTTCGTATCGTCCATG TTCCCCGTGGAAGCAGTACTGTGCTTGGGAGCTCCGCTGTTAGAGGAACGTatccttcgcttcctcctcgcacGAGCGGATAGCCACGCCAGAGAG GTGAAGATTTTCTTTTTGGTCGGCTCGAAAGACACGGAGTGTCCAGCATGGGCGCAAGAAGAATGGAGGACAGCCTTCGAACGCTGCAGGTACTGCGTGACCCGAGAAGCCATAATCGATGGCACCCACGAAACTGACGATCGCACCCTTGCGCATGTTGCCGCTGTTTTCTCGGTTCTGAGGCTCACGTAG